Proteins co-encoded in one Jeotgalibacillus malaysiensis genomic window:
- a CDS encoding MFS transporter: MGVSARTRFWILVGIVAISGFSQGMLLPLIAIIFEQQGVSSAMNGLHATGIYIGILIASPLMEAPLRRFGYKPMIIVGGLVVGLSLLAFPLWQSFWFWFVLRLLIGIGDNMLHFSTQTWITSFSEAHRRGRNIAVYGLFFSFGFAIGPAMSSLVEINATLPFVFSGILTFVTWGFVFLLRNDFPDHGGGESTSFFGTMRRFSQVWKYAWVAFLPPLSYGFLEASLHGNFPIYALRNGIEAGAIAYILPAFSIGAIVFQLPLGMLSDKYGRHRILMSVLFVGAVCFVMAGLAGSSPLWLTLAFFTAGMATGSTFSLGISYMTDLLPKHLLPAGNIMCGVAFSLGSIGGPAIGGLIIEFFTEGFFYFISILLVTIGLCLVAFSLRKRVAVS; this comes from the coding sequence ATGGGTGTTTCAGCAAGAACTCGTTTTTGGATTTTGGTTGGGATTGTTGCGATTTCCGGGTTTTCTCAGGGAATGCTCCTTCCACTTATTGCAATTATCTTTGAACAGCAGGGCGTTTCTTCTGCAATGAACGGTCTGCATGCAACCGGTATTTACATAGGCATTCTGATTGCTTCTCCATTGATGGAGGCTCCGCTCAGGCGGTTTGGGTACAAGCCGATGATTATTGTCGGAGGTCTTGTAGTCGGGCTGTCTTTGCTCGCATTTCCTTTATGGCAATCATTCTGGTTCTGGTTTGTGCTCAGGCTGCTGATTGGAATTGGGGATAACATGCTGCATTTTTCTACTCAGACGTGGATCACTTCGTTTTCTGAAGCTCACCGGCGCGGAAGAAATATTGCAGTGTATGGATTATTTTTCTCGTTTGGCTTTGCAATCGGACCGGCTATGAGCTCGCTAGTGGAAATCAACGCGACATTGCCATTTGTTTTCTCAGGTATCCTTACATTTGTGACGTGGGGGTTTGTATTCTTACTGAGAAATGATTTTCCTGATCATGGCGGCGGTGAATCCACTTCGTTTTTCGGAACAATGAGACGCTTCAGCCAGGTATGGAAATATGCGTGGGTTGCTTTCCTTCCCCCGCTCAGTTACGGCTTTCTCGAAGCATCTTTACATGGAAACTTTCCGATCTATGCCTTGAGAAATGGAATTGAAGCGGGTGCAATTGCTTATATTCTTCCTGCTTTTTCAATCGGGGCAATTGTATTTCAGCTGCCGCTTGGTATGCTGAGCGATAAATACGGACGTCATCGGATATTGATGAGTGTGTTATTTGTCGGGGCTGTCTGCTTTGTCATGGCCGGTCTTGCCGGTTCATCTCCTTTGTGGCTGACATTAGCCTTTTTTACAGCGGGTATGGCTACAGGATCGACTTTTTCACTCGGTATCAGCTATATGACAGACCTGCTGCCAAAACACCTGCTTCCTGCCGGTAATATTATGTGCGGTGTGGCATTTAGTCTTGGCAGTATTGGTGGTCCTGCGATCGGCGGATTAATTATTGAATTTTTCACTGAAGGATTCTTTTACTTTATTTCAATCCTGCTGGTGACGATCGGACTGTGTCTGGTTGCCTTTTCTCTTAGAAAAAGGGTTGCAGTCAGTTAA
- a CDS encoding osmotically inducible protein C, whose translation MEFKMKEGGFTTDLEYGELHISGNEEYGFRPYQLLVSSVAVCSGGVLRKVLERMRMEFTDIKVNTEIERNEKEANRVEKIHMHFTIKGDLKEEKVKKALEVTRRNCSMVQSVKDSIEITESFEIKA comes from the coding sequence ATGGAATTTAAAATGAAGGAAGGCGGATTTACAACGGACCTTGAATACGGAGAGCTTCATATTTCCGGAAATGAAGAGTACGGTTTCCGCCCATACCAGCTGCTTGTATCATCTGTAGCAGTCTGCAGCGGCGGTGTATTACGGAAAGTGCTTGAAAGAATGCGTATGGAGTTTACTGATATTAAAGTCAATACTGAGATTGAGCGTAACGAGAAAGAAGCGAACCGCGTAGAAAAAATCCATATGCATTTTACGATTAAAGGAGATCTGAAAGAAGAGAAGGTTAAAAAAGCGCTGGAAGTAACACGCAGAAACTGTTCGATGGTACAGTCAGTGAAGGATAGCATTGAGATTACAGAGAGCTTTGAAATCAAAGCATAA
- a CDS encoding fumarate hydratase: MNIEALENSLYELIVETSTNLPKDVRRAIRKAKAQENAGTRAAISLATITQNIQMADEKVSPICQDTGLPTFKIKTPVGVNQLEISAAIKRAMVRATNDGKMRPNSVDSITGENSGDNLGEGLPVIKYEQWEKDDIDIRLILKGGGCENKNIQYSLPCELDGLGRAGRDLDGIRKCIMHSVYQAQGQGCSAGFIGVGIGGDRSSGYDLAKAQLFRSSEDVNPNEDLRKLEEYVMDHANELGIGTMGFGGETTLLGCKVGVMHRIPASFFVSVAYNCWAFRRLGITVGADSGEIKEWLYQEGEKISFDEDQAETPDEKPEVIRLTAPISEEQIRTLKVGDVVQIDGMMYTGRDAIHKYLSDNDSPVDLNGQVIYHCGPVMLKDEEGNWHVKAAGPTTSIREEPYQGDIMKRFGIRAVIGKGGMGPKTLKALEEHGGVYLNAIGGAAQYYADCIQGVEGVDLMQFGVPEAMWHLRVKGFTAVVTMDSHGNSLHKDVDQSSLEKLSRFKEKVFS, encoded by the coding sequence ATGAATATTGAAGCATTAGAGAATAGTTTATACGAACTGATTGTTGAGACATCAACAAACCTGCCAAAGGATGTGCGCCGTGCAATCCGCAAAGCGAAGGCGCAGGAAAATGCAGGGACGCGTGCAGCGATTAGTCTTGCAACGATCACACAAAATATCCAGATGGCTGATGAGAAAGTATCGCCAATCTGTCAGGACACGGGTCTTCCGACATTTAAAATCAAAACACCTGTTGGCGTCAATCAGCTTGAAATATCTGCAGCGATTAAGCGGGCAATGGTACGCGCGACGAATGATGGAAAAATGCGTCCGAACTCAGTGGATTCAATTACCGGTGAAAACAGCGGTGATAATCTGGGTGAAGGGCTGCCTGTCATTAAATACGAACAGTGGGAAAAGGACGATATTGATATCCGCCTGATTTTAAAAGGCGGGGGCTGTGAGAATAAAAACATTCAATACAGTCTTCCATGTGAACTTGATGGTTTAGGCAGAGCGGGTCGCGACCTTGATGGTATCCGCAAATGTATTATGCATTCTGTCTATCAGGCACAGGGTCAGGGCTGCAGCGCAGGATTTATCGGTGTAGGCATCGGGGGAGACCGTTCTTCAGGTTACGATCTTGCAAAAGCGCAGTTGTTCCGTTCTTCTGAAGATGTGAATCCGAATGAGGATCTGCGAAAGCTTGAAGAATATGTGATGGACCATGCAAATGAGCTTGGGATCGGCACAATGGGCTTTGGCGGGGAAACGACTTTACTTGGCTGCAAGGTTGGTGTGATGCACCGTATTCCTGCAAGCTTCTTTGTATCTGTTGCCTATAATTGCTGGGCATTCAGACGACTTGGCATCACAGTTGGTGCTGACAGCGGTGAGATTAAGGAATGGCTTTATCAGGAAGGCGAGAAGATCTCATTCGATGAGGATCAGGCAGAAACGCCTGATGAAAAGCCTGAGGTTATCAGACTGACTGCACCGATTTCAGAAGAACAGATCCGTACGCTGAAAGTGGGAGACGTTGTACAGATTGACGGCATGATGTATACAGGCCGCGACGCCATCCACAAATACCTGAGTGACAATGACTCACCGGTTGATCTGAATGGACAGGTCATTTATCACTGTGGTCCCGTAATGTTAAAGGATGAAGAAGGCAACTGGCATGTAAAAGCAGCAGGTCCGACGACTTCAATCCGTGAAGAGCCTTACCAGGGAGATATTATGAAGAGGTTCGGTATCCGTGCAGTGATTGGTAAAGGCGGCATGGGACCAAAAACGCTGAAGGCACTTGAAGAGCACGGCGGTGTTTATTTAAATGCGATCGGTGGTGCAGCACAGTATTATGCTGACTGTATCCAGGGTGTAGAAGGCGTTGACCTGATGCAATTTGGTGTGCCGGAAGCGATGTGGCATCTGCGCGTAAAAGGTTTTACAGCAGTTGTGACAATGGATTCGCATGGGAACAGTCTGCATAAAGATGTTGACCAGTCTTCACTTGAGAAGCTGTCACGCTTTAAAGAGAAGGTTTTTAGTTAA
- a CDS encoding polysaccharide deacetylase, producing MKTFYSITAALFLFLGFTLSVHAETHHWGFKRSVDGEQPDAGAMYNYLLEKHGAYYKGSPEEKIVYFTFDNGFENGYTEEILDVLKEEKVPATFFLTGHYLESATPLVKKMVKDGHIIGNHSWGILIFQRSEKHR from the coding sequence ATGAAAACATTTTATTCAATCACAGCTGCACTGTTTTTATTTCTCGGATTCACGCTCTCAGTCCATGCAGAAACGCATCACTGGGGATTTAAACGGTCAGTGGACGGTGAGCAGCCTGATGCAGGTGCAATGTACAATTATTTATTAGAAAAGCACGGTGCTTACTATAAAGGGTCCCCTGAAGAGAAAATTGTATACTTCACCTTTGATAATGGTTTTGAAAATGGGTATACAGAGGAAATTCTTGATGTATTAAAAGAAGAAAAAGTGCCGGCGACCTTCTTTTTAACAGGGCATTACCTCGAAAGTGCTACCCCTTTAGTGAAAAAAATGGTGAAAGACGGTCATATCATTGGTAATCACTCATGGGGCATCCTGATTTTTCAACGCTCAGAGAAGCACCGATGA
- a CDS encoding putative DNA-modified purine glycosidase, with amino-acid sequence MWQHEINVQGPYDFKRVLDRMSLDPLVSMDKAALRLSLPFESEQKQAVHITFTGSKAEPSFNIEGQTDQKEAIQFVQRVLQLERGLHEIHEHFKESTLKAIFNEHAGTPLVLEPSPYSCLLKSVIHQQLNMSFAATLTERFVKNFGEQVDNVWFYPDPETVAEIPIECLRDMQFSQRKAEYLIGIGEKLSSGELDLIELSKKDDEEVIKELVKIRGIGPWTAQSVLLFGFGRMNIFLPADIGIQNALKKHFQLNEKPALDEMEKWQQDWRPYSSYASLYLWRSIETGK; translated from the coding sequence ATGTGGCAGCATGAAATCAATGTACAGGGTCCTTATGATTTTAAACGTGTACTTGACCGGATGAGTCTGGATCCGCTTGTCTCAATGGATAAAGCGGCACTCCGGCTTTCTCTGCCGTTTGAAAGTGAGCAGAAGCAGGCAGTACATATTACATTTACAGGCAGCAAGGCAGAGCCTTCTTTTAACATTGAAGGGCAGACTGATCAGAAGGAAGCGATTCAGTTCGTGCAGCGTGTCCTTCAGCTCGAACGGGGACTGCATGAGATTCATGAGCATTTTAAAGAATCAACGTTGAAAGCAATTTTTAATGAACACGCCGGTACACCGCTTGTACTTGAACCATCTCCTTACAGCTGTCTATTGAAAAGCGTCATTCACCAGCAGTTGAATATGTCATTTGCAGCAACGCTGACTGAGCGGTTTGTGAAAAATTTCGGTGAACAGGTGGACAATGTATGGTTTTATCCTGACCCTGAGACTGTCGCTGAGATTCCAATTGAATGCTTAAGAGACATGCAGTTCAGTCAGCGGAAGGCTGAATATCTGATCGGGATCGGCGAGAAGCTGTCTTCAGGTGAACTGGATCTGATTGAACTGAGTAAAAAAGATGATGAAGAGGTCATTAAAGAATTAGTAAAGATCAGAGGAATTGGCCCCTGGACTGCTCAGAGTGTGCTATTATTTGGGTTTGGCAGAATGAATATTTTTCTGCCGGCTGATATTGGTATTCAAAATGCATTAAAAAAGCATTTTCAATTAAATGAAAAGCCCGCTTTAGATGAAATGGAGAAATGGCAGCAGGACTGGCGTCCGTA